A single region of the Pseudomonas sp. GGS8 genome encodes:
- a CDS encoding 2-oxoglutarate dehydrogenase E1 component has translation MQESVMQRMWNSAYLSGSNAAYVEELYELYLHDPNAVPEEWRTYFQKLPADGNTATDVSHSTIRDHFVLLAKNQRRAQPVSAGSVSSEHEKKQVEVLRLIQAYRMRGHQAAQLDPLGLWQRPAPADLSINHYGLTNADLDTTFRAGDLFIGKEEASLREIHEALQQTYCRTIGAEFTHITDSEQRQWFQQRLESVRGRPTYSVDIKSHLLERVTAGEGLEKYLGTKYPGTKRFGLEGGESLIPMLDELIQRSGSYGTKEIVIGMAHRGRLNVLVNTFGKNPRELFDEFEGKKKVELGSGDVKYHQGFSSNVMTAGGEVHLAMAFNPSHLEIVSPVVEGSVRARQDRRNDPTGEKVLPISIHGDAAFAGQGVVMETFQMSQTRGFKTGGTVHIVINNQVGFTISNPLDSRSTEYATDVAKMIQAPILHVNGDDPEAVLFVTQLAIDYRMQFKRDVVIDLVCYRRRGHNEADEPSGTQPIMYQQITKQRTTRELYADRLTQGGVLDAERVQAKVDEYRNALDNGLHVVKSLVKEPNKELFVDWRPYLGHAWTARHDTRFDLKTLQELSAKLLEIPEGFVVQRQVSKIYEDRQKMQAGGLPINWGYAETMAYATLAFEGHPIRMTGQDIGRGTFSHRHAVLHNQKDAGTYIPLQNLYKGQPRFDLYDSFLSEEAVLAFEYGYSTTTPEALVIWEAQFGDFANGAQVVIDQFITSGEHKWGRLCGLTMLLPHGYEGQGPEHSSARLERYLQLCAEHNIQVAVPTTPAQIYHLLRRQVIRPLRKPLIVLTPKSLLRHKLAISTLEDLAEGSFQTVIPEIDALDPKKVERVVLCSGKVYYDLLEKRRAEGRDDIAIVRIEQLYPFPEDDLKEVLAPYTNAKHAVWCQEEPMNQGAWYCSQHHLRRSISTLNKSLVLEYAGREASAAPACGYASMHAEQQEQLLQDAFTV, from the coding sequence ATGCAAGAAAGCGTGATGCAGCGCATGTGGAACAGCGCCTACCTTTCCGGTAGTAACGCTGCCTATGTGGAAGAGCTCTACGAGCTCTACCTGCACGACCCTAACGCTGTGCCAGAAGAGTGGCGCACCTACTTCCAGAAGTTGCCTGCTGATGGCAACACTGCCACCGATGTTTCGCACTCCACAATTCGCGATCATTTCGTCTTGCTGGCAAAGAACCAGCGCCGCGCCCAACCGGTTTCCGCCGGCAGCGTGAGCAGTGAGCACGAGAAGAAGCAAGTTGAAGTGCTGCGATTGATCCAGGCCTACCGTATGCGTGGCCACCAGGCAGCCCAGCTTGACCCGCTGGGGCTGTGGCAGCGTCCTGCACCTGCAGACCTGTCAATCAATCATTACGGCTTGACCAATGCCGATCTTGATACGACCTTCCGTGCCGGCGACCTGTTCATCGGCAAAGAGGAGGCGAGCCTACGCGAAATTCACGAAGCGTTGCAGCAGACATATTGCCGCACCATCGGCGCTGAATTTACGCATATCACCGATTCCGAGCAGCGCCAGTGGTTCCAGCAGCGTCTGGAAAGCGTGCGCGGCCGTCCGACGTACTCCGTCGACATCAAGAGCCACCTGCTTGAGCGCGTCACCGCCGGCGAAGGCCTGGAAAAATACCTCGGGACCAAATACCCGGGTACCAAGCGTTTCGGTCTGGAAGGCGGCGAGAGCCTGATTCCGATGCTCGACGAGCTGATCCAGCGTTCCGGTTCCTACGGCACCAAGGAAATCGTGATCGGCATGGCCCACCGTGGTCGTCTGAACGTGCTGGTCAACACCTTCGGCAAGAACCCGCGCGAGCTGTTCGACGAGTTCGAAGGCAAGAAGAAGGTCGAGCTGGGGTCCGGTGACGTTAAATATCACCAGGGCTTCTCGTCCAACGTGATGACCGCCGGCGGTGAAGTTCACCTGGCCATGGCGTTCAACCCGTCTCACCTGGAAATCGTTTCTCCGGTGGTCGAAGGTTCGGTCCGCGCCCGTCAGGATCGTCGTAACGACCCTACTGGCGAGAAGGTACTGCCGATCTCCATCCACGGTGACGCGGCATTCGCCGGTCAAGGTGTGGTCATGGAAACCTTCCAGATGTCGCAGACCCGCGGTTTCAAGACCGGCGGCACCGTGCACATCGTGATCAACAACCAGGTCGGTTTCACCATCAGCAACCCGCTGGACTCGCGCTCTACCGAGTACGCGACCGACGTTGCGAAGATGATCCAGGCGCCGATTCTCCATGTGAATGGCGATGATCCGGAAGCCGTGTTGTTCGTGACCCAGCTGGCCATCGACTACCGCATGCAGTTCAAGCGTGACGTGGTGATCGACCTGGTCTGCTACCGTCGTCGCGGCCACAACGAGGCCGACGAGCCTAGCGGCACCCAGCCAATCATGTATCAGCAGATCACCAAACAGCGCACCACCCGGGAGCTGTATGCCGATCGTCTGACCCAGGGCGGTGTGCTGGACGCAGAGCGTGTTCAGGCGAAAGTCGACGAATACCGCAACGCGCTGGACAACGGTCTGCACGTGGTAAAAAGCCTGGTCAAAGAGCCGAACAAAGAGTTGTTCGTGGACTGGCGTCCGTATCTGGGCCACGCCTGGACCGCGCGTCACGACACTCGCTTCGATCTGAAAACCTTGCAGGAACTGTCCGCCAAGCTGCTGGAAATCCCGGAAGGCTTCGTGGTTCAGCGCCAGGTCTCGAAAATCTACGAAGACCGTCAGAAGATGCAAGCCGGCGGCCTGCCGATCAACTGGGGTTACGCCGAAACCATGGCGTACGCGACCCTGGCGTTCGAAGGTCACCCGATTCGCATGACGGGTCAGGACATCGGTCGCGGTACGTTCTCGCACCGTCACGCTGTCTTGCACAACCAGAAAGACGCGGGTACCTACATCCCGTTGCAAAACCTGTACAAGGGCCAGCCACGTTTCGACCTGTACGATTCGTTCCTGTCCGAAGAAGCCGTGCTGGCGTTCGAATACGGTTACTCGACCACCACGCCTGAGGCGCTGGTGATCTGGGAAGCCCAGTTCGGCGACTTCGCCAACGGTGCCCAAGTGGTTATCGACCAGTTCATCACCAGTGGCGAGCACAAGTGGGGTCGTCTCTGCGGTCTGACCATGCTGCTGCCGCACGGTTATGAAGGTCAGGGTCCGGAGCACTCTTCGGCTCGTCTGGAGCGTTACCTGCAGCTGTGCGCCGAGCACAATATTCAGGTAGCCGTGCCGACTACACCGGCTCAGATCTACCACTTGCTACGTCGTCAGGTGATTCGCCCGCTGCGCAAGCCGTTGATCGTTCTGACTCCGAAGTCGCTGCTGCGTCACAAACTGGCCATCTCGACCCTGGAAGATCTGGCCGAAGGTTCGTTCCAGACCGTTATTCCGGAAATCGATGCCCTGGACCCGAAAAAGGTCGAGCGCGTTGTTCTGTGTAGCGGCAAGGTCTACTACGACCTGCTGGAAAAACGCCGTGCCGAAGGTCGTGATGACATCGCCATCGTGCGTATCGAGCAGCTGTACCCATTCCCTGAGGACGACTTGAAAGAAGTCCTGGCTCCTTACACCAACGCCAAGCATGCCGTTTGGTGTCAGGAAGAGCCGATGAACCAGGGTGCCTGGTACTGCAGCCAACACCACTTGCGTCGTAGCATCAGTACGCTCAACAAGTCTCTCGTACTCGAGTACGCGGGTCGTGAGGCTTCTGCTGCACCTGCTTGTGGTTATGCATCGATGCACGCTGAGCAGCAGGAACAACTGCTGCAAGACGCCTTTACTGTTTAA
- the lpdA gene encoding dihydrolipoyl dehydrogenase, with product MTQKFDVVVIGAGPGGYVAAIKAAQLGLTTACIEKYTDKEGKLALGGTCLNVGCIPSKALLDSSWKFHEAQDGFAIHGINHAGVTMDVAAMVGRKANIVKGLTSGVATLFKANGVTSIQGHGKLLAGKKVEVTKPDGSVEIIEAENVILAPGSRPIDIPPAPVDQNVIVDSTGALEFQSVPKRLGVIGAGVIGLELGSVWSRLGAEVTVLEALDTFLMAADTAVSKEALKTLTKQGLDIKLGARVTGSKVNGDEVVVNYTDANGEQNITFDKLIVAVGRRPVTTDLLAADCGVTLDERGFVHVDDHCATTVPGVYAIGDVVRGMMLAHKASEEGIMVVERIKGHKAQMNYDLIPSVIYTHPEIAWVGKTEQALKAEGVEVNVGTFPFAASGRAMAANDTGGFVKVIADAKTDRVLGVHVIGPSAAELVQQGAIGMEFGTSAEDLGMMVFSHPTLSEALHEAALAVNGGAIHIANRKKR from the coding sequence ATGACTCAGAAATTCGACGTGGTAGTGATTGGCGCGGGCCCTGGCGGCTACGTGGCTGCCATTAAAGCAGCGCAACTGGGCCTCACCACTGCCTGCATCGAGAAATACACCGACAAGGAAGGCAAACTGGCCCTCGGCGGTACTTGCCTGAACGTCGGCTGCATTCCATCCAAGGCGCTGCTGGACAGCTCCTGGAAGTTTCACGAAGCGCAAGACGGCTTCGCGATCCACGGTATCAACCACGCTGGCGTGACCATGGACGTGGCAGCGATGGTCGGCCGTAAAGCCAACATCGTTAAAGGCCTGACCTCCGGTGTTGCGACCCTGTTCAAGGCGAACGGCGTCACTTCGATCCAGGGCCACGGCAAACTGCTGGCCGGCAAGAAAGTCGAAGTCACCAAGCCTGACGGTTCGGTAGAAATCATTGAAGCCGAGAACGTGATTCTGGCTCCAGGTTCGCGTCCGATCGACATTCCACCGGCTCCGGTCGACCAGAATGTGATCGTCGATTCGACGGGTGCTCTGGAATTCCAATCCGTGCCAAAACGCCTGGGTGTAATCGGCGCTGGTGTTATCGGTCTGGAACTGGGTTCGGTATGGTCCCGTCTGGGCGCAGAAGTCACCGTTCTCGAAGCACTGGATACCTTCCTGATGGCAGCGGACACCGCTGTTTCCAAGGAAGCGCTGAAAACCCTGACCAAACAGGGTCTGGACATCAAGCTGGGCGCTCGCGTAACCGGTTCCAAAGTGAACGGCGACGAAGTCGTTGTGAACTACACCGATGCCAACGGCGAACAGAACATCACTTTCGACAAGCTGATCGTAGCCGTTGGTCGCCGTCCGGTGACCACTGATCTGCTGGCCGCTGATTGCGGCGTGACCCTCGACGAGCGCGGTTTCGTGCACGTTGACGATCACTGCGCCACCACCGTGCCGGGCGTTTACGCCATCGGTGACGTGGTTCGCGGCATGATGCTGGCTCACAAAGCCTCGGAAGAGGGCATCATGGTTGTCGAGCGCATCAAGGGCCATAAAGCCCAGATGAACTATGACCTGATCCCTTCGGTTATTTATACTCACCCGGAAATCGCGTGGGTCGGTAAAACCGAGCAGGCCTTGAAAGCTGAAGGCGTAGAAGTTAACGTCGGCACCTTCCCGTTCGCAGCCTCTGGCCGTGCCATGGCCGCCAACGATACCGGTGGTTTCGTCAAGGTCATCGCTGATGCCAAGACTGACCGCGTATTGGGCGTCCACGTGATTGGTCCGAGCGCTGCAGAACTGGTTCAGCAGGGCGCGATCGGCA
- the odhB gene encoding 2-oxoglutarate dehydrogenase complex dihydrolipoyllysine-residue succinyltransferase, with product MAIEIKAPTFPESVADGTVATWHKKPGDAVKRDDLIVDIETDKVVLEVLATADGVLGAIVKNEGDTVLSDEVLGSIEAGGAAAAPAAAAAPAAAQAAAPAAEGEDDPVAAPAARKLAEENGINIASVAGTGKGGRVTKEDVVAAVAAKKAAPAAAPAKAAAPAAAAPVFAAGDRIEKRVPMTRVRATVAKRLVEAQSNMAMLTTFNEVDMTEVMALRSKYKDLFEKSHNGVRLGFMSFFVKAATEALKRFPAVNASIDGADIVYHGYADVGVAVSSDRGLVVPVLRNAELMSLAEIEGGIATFGKKARDGKLSMDEMTGGTFTITNGGTFGSMMSTPIVNPPQAAILGMHNILQRPMAINGQVVIRPMMYLALSYDHRLIDGKEAVTFLVTIKNLLEDPARLLLDI from the coding sequence ATGGCTATCGAAATCAAAGCCCCCACTTTCCCGGAATCGGTTGCCGATGGCACCGTTGCCACCTGGCACAAAAAACCGGGCGACGCCGTCAAGCGCGATGACCTGATCGTCGACATCGAAACTGACAAAGTCGTATTGGAAGTGTTGGCTACCGCTGACGGCGTGCTGGGCGCTATCGTCAAGAACGAAGGCGACACCGTTCTGTCCGACGAAGTCCTGGGCTCCATCGAAGCGGGCGGCGCTGCTGCCGCTCCAGCTGCTGCCGCTGCTCCGGCCGCTGCACAAGCTGCTGCTCCAGCCGCTGAAGGCGAAGATGATCCTGTTGCTGCACCGGCTGCTCGCAAGCTGGCTGAAGAAAACGGCATCAACATCGCTTCCGTTGCCGGCACTGGCAAAGGCGGTCGTGTGACCAAGGAAGACGTTGTTGCCGCTGTAGCTGCCAAGAAAGCCGCTCCGGCTGCCGCGCCTGCCAAGGCTGCTGCGCCTGCCGCTGCTGCTCCAGTGTTCGCTGCCGGCGATCGCATCGAGAAGCGCGTACCGATGACCCGTGTGCGGGCCACCGTTGCCAAGCGTCTGGTTGAAGCTCAATCGAACATGGCAATGCTGACCACTTTCAACGAAGTCGACATGACCGAAGTCATGGCTCTGCGTTCGAAGTACAAGGACCTGTTCGAGAAGTCCCATAATGGTGTACGCCTGGGCTTCATGTCGTTCTTCGTGAAAGCGGCCACCGAGGCGCTGAAACGCTTCCCGGCTGTTAACGCGTCGATCGACGGTGCTGACATCGTTTATCACGGCTATGCTGACGTCGGTGTGGCTGTTTCCAGCGACCGCGGCCTGGTTGTACCGGTTCTGCGTAACGCCGAACTGATGAGCCTGGCTGAAATCGAAGGCGGCATCGCTACCTTCGGCAAGAAAGCCCGTGACGGCAAACTGTCGATGGACGAAATGACCGGTGGTACGTTCACCATCACCAACGGTGGTACCTTCGGTTCGATGATGTCGACTCCGATCGTCAACCCGCCACAAGCGGCCATCCTGGGCATGCACAACATTCTGCAGCGTCCTATGGCGATCAATGGTCAAGTCGTTATCCGTCCGATGATGTACCTGGCGCTGTCCTACGATCACCGTTTGATCGACGGCAAAGAAGCTGTGACCTTCCTGGTTACCATCAAGAACCTGCTGGAAGACCCGGCTCGTTTGCTGCTGGATATCTGA